One window of Arvicola amphibius chromosome 6, mArvAmp1.2, whole genome shotgun sequence genomic DNA carries:
- the Gpr153 gene encoding probable G-protein coupled receptor 153 gives MSDERRLPGSAVGWLACGGLSLLANAWGILSVGAKQRKWKPLEFLLCTLAATHMLNVAVPIATYAVVQLRRQRPDYEWNEGLCKVFVSTFYTLTLATCFSVTSIAYHRMWMVRWPVNYRLSNAKKQAVHTVMGIWMVSFILSALPAVGWHDTSERFYTHGCRFIVAEIGLGFGVCFLLLVGGSVAMGVVCTAIALFQTLTTQVGHRADRRAFTVPTIVVEDTQGKRRSSIDGSEPAKTSLQITGLVVTIVVIYDCLMGFPVLVVSVSSLRADASAPWMVLCVLWCSVAQALLLPVFLWTCDRYRADLKAVWEKCMALMSNDEDSDNETSLDGSISPDLVLERSLDYSYGGDFVALDRMAKYELSALEGGLPQLYPLRPLQEDRMQYLQVPPTRRFSHDDADVWAAVPLPTFLPRWSSGEDLAALKHLMLPAGPDRRRGSLLAFAEDAPPFRPRRRSAESLLSLQPSSVDGGPRRTHDSPPGSPRRRPGPGARSASVSLLPDALALTAFEREPQALRRLPAPARPFPAASYCTEPCEVPTPPGGRAQRSHGRRATRAHAGPLQTGLSASWGEPGGLHVVGGGSTSSFLSSPSESSGYVTLHSDSLGSAS, from the exons ATGAGTGATGAGCGGCGGCTGCCTGGCAGTGCGGTAGGCTGGCTGGCGTGCGGAGGCCTGTCGCTGCTAGCCAACGCCTGGGGCATCCTCAGTGTGGGTGCCAAGCAGAGGAAGTGGAAGCCTCTGGAGTTCCTGCTGTGTACACTGGCGGCCACCCACATGCTCAACGTAGCGGTGCCCATTGCCACCTACGCCGTCGTGCAGCTGCGGAGGCAGCGTCCCGACTACGAGTGGAACGAGGGCCTCTGCAAAGTCTTCGTGTCCACCTTCTACACCCTCACTCTGGCCACCTGCTTCTCCGTCACCTCCATCGCCTACCACCGCATGTGGATGGTCCGCTGGCCAGTCAACTACCG GCTGAGCAATGCCAAGAAGCAGGCGGTGCACACAGTCATGGGCATCTGGATGGTGTCCTTTATCCTTTCGGCCCTTCCTGCCGTTGGCTGGCACGACACCAGTGAACGCTTCTACACCCATGGCTGCCGCTTCATCGTGGCTGAGATCGGCCTTGGCTTCGGCGTCTGCTTCTTGCTACTGGTGGGTGGCAGCGTGGCCATGGGCGTGGTCTGCACAGCCATTGCCCTCTTCCAGACACTGACTACGCAGGTGGGGCACCGGGCGGACCGCCGTGCCTTCACTGTGCCCACCATCGTGGTGGAGGATACGCAGGGCAAGCGTCGCTCCTCTATTGACGGCTCGGAGCCTGCCAAAACCTCGCTGCAGATTACGGGCCTGGTGGTCACCATCGTGGTCATCTATGACTGCCTCATGGGCTTCCCTGTGCTG GTGGTGAGCGTCAGCAGCCTGCGGGCTGACGCCTCGGCGCCCTGGATGGTGTTGTGTGTCCTATGGTGCTCTGTGGCCCAGGCCTTGCTGCTCCCTGTCTTCCTCTGGACCTGTGACCGCTACCGGGCAGACCTCAAGGCAGTCTGGGAGAAGTGCATGGCCCTGATGTCCAATGATGAGGACTCTGACAATG AGACCAGCTTAGATGGCAGCATCTCCCCCGACCTAGTATTGGAGCGCTCCCTTGACTACAGCTATGGAGGTGACTTTGTGGCCTTGGACAGGATGGCCAAGTATGAGCTCTCTGCCTTGGAGGGAGGCTTACCCCAGCTCTACCCTCTGCGGCCCCTGCAGGAGGATCGGATGCAGTATCTGCAG GTCCCACCCACACGGCGGTTCTCCCACGATGACGCCGACGTATGGGCCGCCGTCCCGCTGCCCACTTTCCTACCGCGCTGGAGCTCCGGCGAGGACCTGGCAGCCCTGAAACACCTAATGCTGCCCGCGGGGCCCGACCGGCGGCGCGGGAGCCTGCTGGCTTTCGCTGAGGACGCACCCCCATTCCGCCCGCGCCGTCGTTCGGCCGAGAGCCTGCTGTCCCTGCAGCCCTCGTCCGTGGATGGCGGCCCGCGTCGCACCCACGACTCGCCTCCAGGCAGCCCGCGTCGCCGCCCCGGGCCCGGCGCCCGCTCCGCCTCGGTCTCGCTGCTGCCCGATGCCTTAGCGCTGACAGCCTTCGAGCGCGAGCCCCAGGCCCTGCGTCGTCTACCCGCCCCAGCGCGGCCCTTCCCGGCCGCCTCCTACTGCACAGAGCCTTGTGAGGTCCCGACGCCTCCTGGCGGCCGTGCGCAACGCAGCCATGGACGCAGGGCCACGCGCGCGCATGCGGGGCCCCTGCAGACCGGCCTGAGCGCGTCGTGGGGCGAGCCCGGAGGCTTGCACGTGGTGGGCGGCGGCAGCACCAGCAGCTTTCTGAGCTCGCCTTCAGAGTCCTCGGGCTACGTCACGCTGCACTCGGACTCACTGGGCTCTGCGTCCTAG
- the Hes3 gene encoding transcription factor HES-3 has protein sequence MGTEPTLRGSPSGSASSFRKISKPLMEKKRRARINMSLEQLRSLLERHYSHQIRKRKLEKADILELSVKYMKSLQNSLQGLWPVPTGIDHPSGFQGCLPGVSQRLRRGEDGSGLRCPLVLERRAGSTMDSASPQAVSILRPCLPAIWAPATVAGDSQSPLSPFPLPRGLPESSTGVPAPQPASNYQTENPRPGLGVWRPW, from the exons ATGGGCACCGAGCCCACGTTGAGGGGCAGCCCCAGTGGCTCAGCCAGCAGCTTCCGAAAG ATCTCCAAGCCTCTGATGGAGAAGAAGCGCCGTGCACGCATCAACATGTCACTGGAGCAGCTCAGATCTCTTCTGGAGAGACACTACTCACATCAG ATACGAAAACGGAAGTTGGAAAAGGCTGACATCCTGGAGCTGAGTGTCAAGTACATGAAAAGTCTTCAGAATTCATTGCAAG gaCTCTGGCCAGTACCCACTGGGATCGACCACCCGTCTGGCTTCCAAGGCTGCTTGCCCGGCGTGAGCCAGCGGCTTCGGCGCGGAGAAGATGGCAGCGGCCTGCGCTGCCCCCTGGTGCTGGAGCGCAGGGCGGGCAGCACCATGGACAGCGCCAGCCCGCAGGCGGTCTCTATTCTCAGGCCCTGCCTCCCGGCCATCTGGGCTCCTGCTACCGTCGCAGGTGACTCCCAGTCCCCGCTGTCCCCGTTCCCTCTCCCTAGAGGTCTCCCCGAGTCCTCTACCGGCGTTCCCGCACCGCAACCAGCGTCAAACTACCAAACCGAGAACCCGAGACCCGGGCTTGGGGTGTGGCGTCCTTGGTGA